The following proteins are encoded in a genomic region of Candidatus Dechloromonas phosphoritropha:
- a CDS encoding DUF4160 domain-containing protein, with amino-acid sequence MPTISRFFSILIQTLIHAEHDLPHFYSLYVELKALIDIPTLETVEGRMPLWEMRMVLKWASEHRAELLDWPYHAVR; translated from the coding sequence ATGCCTACCATTAGCCGCTTCTTCAGTATTCTGATCCAAACATTAATTCATGCCGAACATGATCTGCCGCATTTTTATTCTCTCTATGTGGAACTCAAAGCGCTGATTGATATTCCAACGCTTGAAACCGTCGAAGGCCGGATGCCACTATGGGAGATGAGGATGGTGTTGAAGTGGGCCAGCGAACATCGAGCAGAGTTGCTGGACTGGCCCTACCACGCAGTGCGCTGA
- a CDS encoding class I SAM-dependent methyltransferase has product MSFDYEAFWSARYRDAGDDYLFGTAPNKFLAAQSEYFGAGVNVLSVADGEGRNSVWLAEQGCTVTATEISPVALKKAAKLARVRHVAVDFIETDIFDWDWPNEAFDAVVGIFIQFAGPAERPRQIAGMQQAVKPGALLFLQGYTPKQLEYRTGGPSAVENLYTEPLLRELFSEWEIVLLREHEDLIDEGNAHSGHSALIDLIARKPAATGR; this is encoded by the coding sequence GTGAGTTTCGATTACGAAGCCTTCTGGTCGGCCCGCTATCGCGATGCGGGTGATGACTACCTGTTCGGCACGGCGCCCAACAAGTTTCTCGCCGCGCAGAGCGAATATTTCGGAGCTGGCGTGAATGTGCTGTCGGTAGCCGATGGCGAAGGGCGGAATTCGGTGTGGCTGGCCGAGCAGGGCTGCACTGTTACGGCGACCGAAATTTCGCCGGTGGCGCTGAAAAAAGCGGCGAAGCTGGCGCGCGTGCGACATGTCGCGGTCGACTTCATTGAGACCGATATTTTTGACTGGGACTGGCCGAACGAAGCGTTCGATGCTGTAGTTGGCATTTTCATCCAGTTCGCTGGGCCAGCCGAGCGGCCGCGGCAGATTGCCGGCATGCAGCAGGCGGTCAAACCCGGTGCTTTGCTGTTCCTGCAAGGCTATACCCCGAAACAGCTGGAATACCGAACCGGCGGCCCATCGGCTGTGGAAAACCTCTATACCGAGCCGTTGCTGCGTGAATTATTTTCGGAATGGGAGATCGTGCTGCTAAGAGAGCACGAAGATCTGATCGACGAGGGCAATGCGCACAGCGGACATTCGGCCCTGATCGACCTGATCGCGCGCAAGCCTGCTGCTACAGGTAGATGA
- a CDS encoding diguanylate cyclase translates to MNLMDHLTLQVIRKFNATGGRNQGDRVLQAVAKIFQGSPRKHDTTCRRARTR, encoded by the coding sequence ATGAATCTGATGGATCACCTCACGCTCCAGGTGATTAGGAAATTCAACGCCACCGGCGGACGCAACCAAGGTGACCGTGTGCTGCAGGCGGTTGCCAAAATTTTTCAGGGAAGTCCGCGCAAGCACGATACGACCTGCCGACGGGCGCGCACGCGTTGA
- a CDS encoding threonine synthase → MHYISTRGHAVPQSFCDILLGGLAPDGGLYLPETYPQIGRAELDTWRKLAYADLAYAILSRFITDIPAADLKALVAKTYTAQVYCHTRNGGDAAQITPLTRLEDRLYTQELSNGPTLAFKDMAMQLLGNLFEYVLDKRGESINILGATSGDTGSAAEYAMRGKHNVKVFMLSPDGKMSAFQRAQMYSLQDANIFNIAVTAMFDDAQDIVKAVSNDAEFKARYKIGAVNSINWARVAAQIVYYFQGYFLATKSNDEQVAFAVPSGNFGNICAGHIARQMGLPIARLVLATNENDVLDEFFRSGVYRPRTSVETSITSSPSMDISKASNFERFVFDLVGRDPAVVAELWAKVDKGQAFDLSATVYWKNLPNFAFVSGKSTHNDRIKTIRFAQGRYNVMLDTHTADGLKVALEHRLPNIPMIVLETAQPAKFEETIREALGTEPVRPADLKGIENLPQRVVVMAPDVAAIKQFIVEHV, encoded by the coding sequence ATGCATTACATTTCGACCCGCGGCCACGCCGTGCCCCAGTCTTTCTGCGACATCCTGCTCGGCGGGCTGGCCCCGGATGGTGGCCTTTACCTGCCTGAAACCTATCCGCAGATCGGCCGGGCCGAACTCGATACCTGGCGCAAGCTGGCGTACGCCGATCTGGCCTACGCGATCCTGTCACGTTTCATCACCGACATTCCGGCGGCCGACCTCAAGGCGCTGGTCGCCAAAACCTACACGGCGCAGGTCTATTGCCATACCCGCAACGGTGGCGATGCGGCGCAGATCACACCGCTGACCCGGCTCGAAGACCGCTTGTACACGCAGGAACTGTCCAATGGCCCGACCCTGGCCTTCAAGGACATGGCGATGCAGTTGCTCGGCAACCTGTTCGAGTATGTGCTGGACAAACGCGGTGAGTCGATCAACATCCTCGGCGCCACCTCGGGCGACACCGGCTCGGCGGCCGAATACGCCATGCGCGGCAAGCACAATGTCAAGGTCTTCATGCTGTCACCGGACGGCAAGATGAGCGCCTTCCAGCGCGCCCAGATGTATTCGCTGCAGGACGCCAATATCTTCAACATTGCCGTCACCGCCATGTTCGACGACGCGCAGGACATCGTCAAAGCGGTTTCCAACGATGCCGAATTCAAGGCCAGGTACAAGATTGGTGCCGTCAATTCGATCAACTGGGCGCGCGTCGCCGCGCAGATCGTCTATTACTTCCAGGGCTATTTCCTGGCGACGAAATCGAATGACGAGCAGGTCGCCTTCGCTGTACCGTCCGGCAACTTCGGCAACATCTGCGCCGGCCATATCGCGCGCCAGATGGGGCTGCCGATTGCCCGTCTGGTACTGGCCACCAATGAGAACGACGTACTCGACGAGTTCTTCCGCAGCGGCGTCTATAGGCCGCGCACCTCGGTCGAAACCAGCATCACGTCCAGCCCGTCGATGGATATTTCCAAGGCTTCCAACTTCGAGCGCTTCGTGTTCGATCTGGTCGGCCGCGATCCGGCCGTTGTTGCCGAATTGTGGGCCAAGGTGGATAAGGGGCAGGCTTTCGACCTGTCTGCTACGGTCTACTGGAAAAACCTGCCGAATTTTGCCTTCGTTTCCGGCAAGAGCACGCACAACGACCGCATCAAGACTATCCGCTTCGCGCAGGGTCGCTACAACGTGATGCTCGACACCCACACCGCCGATGGCCTGAAGGTGGCGCTCGAACATCGTCTACCCAACATCCCGATGATCGTCCTCGAAACGGCCCAGCCGGCCAAGTTCGAGGAAACCATCCGCGAGGCCCTGGGCACCGAGCCGGTGCGTCCGGCCGACCTCAAGGGTATCGAGAACCTGCCGCAACGCGTGGTCGTCATGGCGCCGGATGTCGCTGCGATCAAGCAGTTTATCGTCGAGCACGTGTGA
- a CDS encoding tetratricopeptide repeat protein, producing MNITQAARAILRDQLVHIANSGKAEALQALLSGAGLPATTHDAEAAEQIHDALEAGDRYANLARRIARLLARLIQRRTDALEQRLAALEGAAIAGGSTQAFERCYLEDETYVFNLFLLASALPRQEELFVGLQRFHEIGFQRDVVLASSNNRVGFQLRRALAEQQSGSELRAYWMDLLEERGRNWNPARRTELLEAWHGLLATLDFDADLQDTLSSLDKGLRALHGSIERHPEAIALLEMALWRLGNAYPLDPLTWVSYLSPAWAKWPELLQDVATRTWPGLEPKAHEEMPLLPDDLDALVAAMQVSDQEKLRDILQRGAADEARNLINGLVFSPPTIAGQPPQAVRTLLNRLLEHLWPTGKRTVSSMTQHEGEEWAGSGYNNRPARRGSIDRLARLEAVNRTLTEIERRLSEGDDAAARRFLDELLEQQRNSPLADRYLHTAKTLANAATIVQRFGELEWAERLLREACRENHDDEVSANGLADVLKARGELEAAETQYRQNTARWPNNEVSANGLADVLKARGELEAAETQYRQNTARWPNNEVSANGLADVLKARGELEAAETQYRQNTARWPNNEVSANGLADVLKARGELEAAETQYRQNTARWPNNEVSANGLADVLKARGELEAAETQYRQNTARWPNNEVSACGLADVLKARGELEAAETQYRQNTARWPNNEVSANGLADVLKARGELEAAETQYRQNTARWPNNEVSACGLADVLKARGELEAAETQYRQNTARWPNDEVSANGLADVLKARGELEAAETQYRQNTARWPNNEVSACGLADVLKARGELEAAETQYRQNTARWPNDEVSANGLADVLKARGELEAAETQYRQNTARWPNDEVSANGLADVLKARGELEAAETQYRQNTARWPNDRIAVNGLANVLRKQKRHVEALELLSDRSGSLVTPQDTYDLHLRAMILLDLGRLGDARVALELGLKAVLAPRDPAAFRSGLALVALREREFEAARTILSALPANVIPLDLIRLHVEAAQNRGDQAGNLARVLGGRQSQMKFGEVRVFELVRNGFGISSAGVGRQPANDELDEIFDAEIELLLAA from the coding sequence ATGAATATCACTCAAGCCGCACGGGCCATCCTGCGCGACCAGCTAGTCCACATCGCTAACAGTGGCAAGGCAGAAGCGCTTCAAGCGTTGTTGAGTGGTGCAGGCTTGCCCGCCACTACGCATGATGCCGAAGCGGCGGAACAAATCCACGATGCGCTTGAGGCTGGCGACCGCTACGCCAATCTGGCGCGGCGCATCGCTCGCCTGCTGGCCCGTTTGATCCAACGGCGCACAGATGCGCTGGAGCAACGGCTCGCCGCGCTGGAAGGCGCGGCGATTGCTGGCGGTAGCACGCAGGCATTCGAGCGCTGTTACCTGGAAGACGAAACCTACGTTTTCAACCTGTTCCTGTTGGCCTCAGCACTACCCCGCCAAGAAGAATTGTTCGTTGGCTTGCAGCGTTTCCATGAAATTGGTTTCCAGCGTGACGTGGTGCTTGCCAGTTCCAACAATCGTGTGGGTTTCCAGTTGCGCCGCGCCCTTGCCGAACAACAGAGCGGCAGCGAATTGCGCGCTTACTGGATGGATTTGCTGGAGGAGCGGGGGCGCAACTGGAATCCGGCGCGCCGAACCGAATTGCTCGAAGCTTGGCACGGCTTGCTCGCTACCTTGGATTTCGACGCCGACCTGCAAGACACGCTGTCCAGTCTCGACAAGGGATTGCGGGCTCTGCATGGGAGCATCGAACGCCATCCCGAAGCCATAGCACTGCTGGAGATGGCGCTGTGGCGCCTAGGCAATGCCTATCCGCTCGATCCGCTCACCTGGGTCAGCTATCTGTCACCCGCTTGGGCGAAATGGCCAGAACTGTTGCAGGATGTCGCGACTCGCACCTGGCCCGGCCTGGAACCCAAAGCGCACGAAGAAATGCCGCTGTTGCCGGACGACTTGGACGCGCTTGTCGCAGCAATGCAGGTCAGCGATCAAGAAAAATTGCGCGACATTCTTCAGCGCGGTGCTGCGGACGAAGCGAGGAACTTAATTAACGGCCTTGTTTTTTCACCACCAACTATTGCCGGCCAGCCGCCGCAAGCAGTTCGCACCTTACTCAACAGATTGCTCGAGCACCTGTGGCCAACCGGTAAAAGAACCGTTTCCAGCATGACGCAACACGAAGGCGAGGAATGGGCCGGATCGGGTTACAACAACCGTCCTGCACGCAGGGGATCCATTGATCGTCTGGCGCGCTTGGAAGCTGTCAACCGAACGCTAACGGAAATCGAACGCCGCCTGAGCGAAGGCGACGATGCTGCTGCGCGGCGTTTCCTCGACGAATTGCTCGAACAGCAGCGCAACTCACCGCTTGCAGACCGATATCTACATACGGCCAAGACTCTGGCCAATGCGGCGACCATCGTGCAACGTTTCGGCGAGTTGGAATGGGCGGAAAGATTGTTGCGCGAGGCCTGTCGCGAGAATCACGACGACGAAGTATCGGCCAACGGTCTGGCGGACGTTCTGAAGGCGCGCGGCGAACTGGAGGCGGCGGAAACGCAGTACCGGCAAAACACGGCGCGCTGGCCGAATAACGAAGTATCGGCCAACGGTCTGGCGGACGTTCTGAAGGCGCGCGGCGAACTGGAGGCGGCGGAAACGCAGTACCGGCAAAACACGGCGCGCTGGCCGAATAACGAAGTATCGGCCAACGGTCTGGCGGACGTTCTGAAGGCGCGCGGCGAACTGGAGGCGGCGGAAACGCAGTACCGGCAAAACACGGCGCGCTGGCCGAATAACGAAGTATCGGCCAACGGTCTGGCGGACGTTCTGAAGGCGCGCGGCGAACTGGAGGCGGCGGAAACGCAGTACCGGCAAAACACGGCGCGCTGGCCGAATAACGAAGTATCGGCCAACGGTCTGGCGGACGTTCTGAAGGCGCGCGGCGAACTGGAGGCGGCGGAAACGCAGTACCGGCAAAACACGGCGCGCTGGCCGAATAACGAAGTATCGGCGTGCGGTCTGGCGGACGTTCTGAAGGCGCGCGGCGAACTGGAGGCGGCGGAAACGCAGTACCGGCAAAACACGGCGCGCTGGCCGAATAACGAAGTATCGGCCAACGGTCTGGCGGACGTTCTGAAGGCGCGCGGCGAACTGGAGGCGGCGGAAACGCAGTACCGGCAAAACACGGCGCGCTGGCCGAATAACGAAGTATCGGCGTGCGGTCTGGCGGACGTTCTGAAGGCGCGCGGCGAACTGGAGGCGGCGGAAACGCAGTACCGGCAAAACACGGCGCGCTGGCCGAATGACGAAGTATCGGCCAACGGTCTGGCGGACGTTCTGAAGGCGCGCGGCGAACTGGAGGCGGCGGAAACGCAGTACCGGCAAAACACGGCGCGCTGGCCGAATAACGAAGTATCGGCGTGCGGTCTGGCGGACGTTCTGAAGGCGCGCGGCGAACTGGAGGCGGCGGAAACGCAGTACCGGCAAAACACGGCGCGCTGGCCGAATGACGAAGTATCGGCCAACGGTCTGGCGGACGTTCTGAAGGCGCGCGGCGAACTGGAGGCGGCGGAAACGCAGTACCGGCAAAACACGGCGCGCTGGCCGAATGACGAAGTATCGGCCAACGGTCTGGCGGACGTTCTGAAGGCGCGCGGCGAACTGGAGGCGGCGGAAACGCAGTACCGGCAAAACACGGCGCGCTGGCCGAATGATCGCATCGCTGTCAACGGCTTGGCCAATGTGTTGCGCAAACAAAAACGCCATGTCGAGGCGCTTGAACTATTGAGCGACCGTTCGGGCAGTCTAGTGACGCCCCAAGATACTTACGACCTGCATTTGCGCGCGATGATACTGCTTGATCTGGGCCGTCTCGGAGATGCACGGGTTGCGCTCGAACTGGGGCTGAAAGCAGTTCTTGCGCCGCGGGACCCAGCTGCATTCCGGAGCGGACTGGCCTTGGTGGCGCTTCGCGAGAGAGAGTTCGAGGCAGCTCGAACAATACTTTCCGCGCTACCCGCCAACGTGATACCGCTTGACCTGATACGCCTGCACGTGGAGGCGGCGCAGAATCGCGGCGACCAGGCGGGCAACCTGGCGCGCGTGCTCGGTGGTCGGCAGAGCCAGATGAAATTCGGGGAAGTTCGCGTTTTCGAACTCGTTCGGAATGGTTTCGGCATCAGTTCCGCTGGCGTTGGACGGCAGCCAGCAAATGATGAACTGGACGAAATATTCGATGCGGAAATCGAGCTCCTGTTGGCTGCCTGA
- the acnB gene encoding bifunctional aconitate hydratase 2/2-methylisocitrate dehydratase produces the protein MLEAYRAHVAERAALGIPPLPLSKQQTIELVALLKDPPAGEESALVELLSFRVPAGVDDAAKVKAEFLAKVAKNEEPCARISREIATELLGTMLGGYNVKPLIDLLTDPAIGAVAARGLKRTLLVFDAFHDVAELAKAGNANAQSVMQSWADGEWFTSRIDVPSFQTLTVFKVTGETNTDDLSPAPDAWSRPDIPLHALAMLKNPRAGIEPDEPGARGPLKQLEALAAKGHVIAYVGDVVGTGSSRKSATNSVLWFTGEDIPFVPNKRFGGVCLGSKIAPIFFNTMEDAGALPIEIDAGQMDMGDEINLTVDRETGKVTATKNGTVIAESQLKTLVILDEVRAGGRIPLIVGRGLTTKAREFLGLPQSTLFRLPQDPVDSGKGFSLAQKMVGRACGLPEGKGIRPGTYCEPKMTTVGSQDTTGPMTRDELKDLACLGFSADLVMQSFCHTAAYPKLVDVKTHRELPSFISTRGGVSLRPGDGIIHSWLNRLLLPDTVGTGGDSHTRFPIGISFPAGSGLVAFAAATGVMPLDMPESVLVRFKGKMQDGITLRDLVNAIPYYAIKAGLLTVEKKGKINVFSGRILEIEGLPDLKIEQAFELSDAAAERSAAACSVHLNKEPMVEYMSSNITLMKWMIAEGYQDARTLKRRIIAMEDWIANGTLLQPDADAEYAAVIEIDLADVKEPILACPNDPDDAKLLSEVAGDKIDEVFIGSCMTNIGHFRAAAKVLEGKSDIPTRLWIAPPTKMDALILTEEGYYSILGKSGARMEMPGCSLCMGNQAQIKRGSTAISTSTRNFPNRLGIDTRVYLGSAELAAMCALAGRIVTVAEYMEQIKLVNAKAAEVYRYMNFDKIAEFVEVAETVEM, from the coding sequence GTGCTTGAAGCCTATCGCGCCCACGTCGCCGAACGTGCAGCCCTTGGTATCCCCCCGCTGCCCCTCTCCAAACAACAGACCATCGAACTGGTCGCCCTGCTGAAGGACCCGCCTGCAGGCGAGGAATCGGCCCTGGTCGAGCTGCTCAGCTTTCGCGTGCCGGCCGGTGTCGATGACGCTGCCAAGGTCAAGGCCGAGTTCCTGGCCAAGGTTGCCAAGAATGAAGAACCCTGCGCCAGGATCTCCAGGGAGATAGCCACCGAACTGCTCGGCACCATGCTCGGCGGTTACAACGTCAAGCCGCTGATTGACCTGCTGACCGACCCTGCCATCGGCGCCGTGGCGGCCAGGGGTCTGAAGCGCACCCTGCTGGTCTTCGACGCCTTCCACGATGTCGCCGAACTGGCCAAGGCCGGCAACGCCAATGCCCAGTCCGTGATGCAGTCCTGGGCCGACGGTGAGTGGTTTACCTCGCGTATCGATGTTCCTTCCTTCCAGACGCTGACCGTCTTCAAGGTCACCGGCGAAACCAATACCGACGACCTGTCACCGGCGCCCGACGCCTGGTCGCGTCCCGACATCCCGCTGCACGCGCTGGCCATGCTGAAGAACCCGCGGGCCGGCATCGAACCGGACGAGCCGGGCGCCCGTGGCCCGCTCAAGCAACTGGAAGCGCTGGCTGCCAAGGGCCACGTGATCGCCTACGTCGGCGATGTCGTCGGTACCGGATCATCGCGCAAATCCGCCACCAACTCGGTGCTGTGGTTCACCGGCGAGGACATTCCCTTCGTCCCCAACAAGCGTTTCGGCGGCGTCTGCCTTGGCTCCAAGATCGCTCCGATCTTCTTCAACACGATGGAAGATGCCGGCGCACTGCCGATCGAAATCGACGCCGGCCAGATGGACATGGGCGACGAGATCAACCTCACGGTTGATCGGGAAACCGGCAAGGTCACCGCCACCAAGAACGGTACCGTGATCGCCGAATCGCAGCTCAAGACCCTGGTCATCCTCGACGAAGTCCGCGCCGGTGGCCGCATTCCGCTGATCGTCGGGCGTGGCCTGACGACCAAGGCGCGCGAATTCCTTGGCCTGCCGCAGAGCACCCTGTTCCGCCTGCCGCAGGATCCGGTCGACAGCGGCAAGGGCTTCTCGCTGGCCCAGAAGATGGTCGGCCGCGCCTGCGGCCTGCCGGAAGGCAAGGGTATCCGTCCGGGCACCTATTGCGAGCCCAAGATGACCACCGTCGGTTCGCAAGACACGACCGGCCCGATGACCCGCGACGAACTCAAGGATCTGGCCTGCCTCGGCTTCTCGGCCGACCTCGTCATGCAGTCTTTCTGCCACACCGCCGCCTATCCCAAGCTGGTCGACGTCAAGACGCACCGCGAACTGCCGTCGTTCATCTCGACCCGTGGCGGCGTCTCGCTGCGCCCCGGCGACGGCATCATCCACTCCTGGCTGAACCGCCTGCTGTTGCCGGATACCGTCGGCACCGGCGGCGACTCGCACACCCGCTTCCCGATCGGCATCTCGTTCCCGGCCGGTTCCGGTCTGGTCGCCTTCGCCGCCGCCACCGGCGTCATGCCGCTCGACATGCCGGAATCGGTGCTGGTTCGCTTCAAGGGCAAGATGCAGGACGGCATCACGCTGCGCGATCTGGTCAACGCCATTCCCTACTATGCGATCAAGGCCGGCCTGCTGACAGTCGAGAAGAAGGGCAAGATCAACGTCTTCTCCGGCCGCATCCTCGAAATCGAAGGGCTGCCCGATCTCAAGATCGAGCAGGCATTCGAGCTTTCCGACGCCGCCGCCGAGCGTTCCGCCGCCGCCTGTTCGGTGCACCTCAACAAGGAGCCGATGGTCGAGTACATGAGCTCGAACATCACCCTGATGAAGTGGATGATCGCCGAAGGCTACCAGGATGCCCGCACCCTGAAGCGCCGCATCATCGCCATGGAAGACTGGATCGCCAACGGCACGCTGCTGCAGCCGGATGCCGACGCCGAATACGCGGCGGTAATCGAGATCGATCTCGCCGACGTCAAGGAACCGATCCTCGCTTGCCCGAACGACCCGGACGACGCCAAGCTGCTCTCCGAAGTCGCCGGCGACAAGATCGACGAAGTCTTCATCGGTTCGTGCATGACCAACATCGGTCACTTCCGCGCTGCCGCCAAGGTCCTCGAAGGCAAGTCGGATATCCCGACCCGCCTGTGGATTGCCCCGCCGACCAAGATGGATGCGCTGATCCTGACCGAAGAAGGCTACTACAGCATCCTCGGCAAGTCCGGCGCGCGCATGGAAATGCCGGGCTGTTCGCTGTGCATGGGCAACCAGGCGCAGATCAAGAGGGGCAGCACGGCGATCTCGACCTCGACGCGCAACTTCCCGAACCGCCTAGGCATCGACACCCGCGTCTACCTCGGTTCCGCCGAACTGGCCGCCATGTGCGCGCTGGCCGGCCGCATCGTCACGGTCGCGGAATACATGGAGCAGATCAAGCTGGTCAATGCCAAGGCAGCCGAAGTCTATCGCTACATGAACTTCGACAAGATTGCAGAATTCGTGGAAGTGGCGGAAACCGTCGAGATGTAA
- a CDS encoding DUF2249 domain-containing protein — translation MEPIHVCNHTTQEALYPFDARGIAKRFRHAAIFGALDALMPGETMRFCNDHDPLPLLAQLQQRYGDRLGIEYKQREPGAIVIDFTVVS, via the coding sequence ATGGAACCAATTCACGTCTGCAACCACACCACCCAGGAAGCTCTCTACCCTTTCGATGCACGCGGCATCGCCAAGCGTTTCCGCCACGCCGCGATTTTTGGTGCGCTCGATGCGCTGATGCCGGGTGAAACGATGCGCTTCTGCAACGACCATGATCCGCTGCCGCTGCTGGCCCAGTTGCAGCAACGCTACGGCGATCGTCTGGGCATCGAGTACAAGCAGCGCGAGCCGGGCGCCATCGTGATCGACTTTACCGTTGTGAGCTGA
- the nadC gene encoding carboxylating nicotinate-nucleotide diphosphorylase: MSIEIDHLLAAEIARNVDAALAEDIGPGDLTASLVPGGHVSRATVISREAGVLCGRAWFEGCVKGLDPAAEIVWRAADGERIAPDQLLCQIRANARALLSAERSALNFLQLLSAVASKARIYADAIANSGAQVVDTRKTLPGLRIAQKYAVRCGGGGNHRLALWDAILIKENHIHAAGGIAEVLAAARRVAGQAGDRCRFIQIEVESLAELRVALDAGATMVLLDNFTLATLREAAAINAGRAILEASGNVTLETIRGIAETGIDRISVGALTKDVKALDLSMRFMD, translated from the coding sequence ATGTCCATCGAAATCGATCATCTCCTCGCCGCCGAAATCGCCCGCAATGTGGATGCCGCCCTCGCCGAGGATATCGGTCCCGGCGACCTGACCGCCAGTCTGGTTCCGGGTGGGCATGTTTCGCGGGCCACGGTGATTTCGCGCGAAGCCGGCGTGCTCTGTGGCCGCGCCTGGTTCGAAGGCTGCGTCAAGGGTCTCGACCCGGCCGCCGAGATCGTCTGGCGCGCCGCCGATGGCGAGCGCATCGCACCCGATCAACTGCTTTGCCAGATCCGCGCCAATGCCCGCGCGTTGCTTTCGGCCGAACGCAGCGCGCTGAACTTCCTGCAACTGTTGTCAGCGGTGGCCAGCAAGGCTCGTATCTACGCCGACGCGATCGCCAACAGCGGCGCACAGGTCGTCGACACCCGCAAAACGCTGCCCGGACTGCGCATCGCCCAGAAATACGCCGTGCGCTGCGGCGGCGGCGGCAATCACCGCCTGGCGCTGTGGGACGCGATCCTGATCAAGGAGAACCATATCCATGCCGCCGGGGGAATCGCGGAAGTCCTGGCTGCGGCACGGCGGGTTGCCGGACAGGCTGGCGACCGCTGCAGGTTCATCCAGATCGAGGTCGAATCGCTCGCCGAACTGCGCGTCGCGCTCGATGCCGGCGCGACGATGGTCCTGCTCGACAATTTCACGCTCGCCACGCTGCGCGAGGCCGCCGCGATCAATGCCGGTCGCGCGATACTCGAGGCATCGGGCAACGTCACGCTCGAAACCATCCGTGGTATCGCCGAAACCGGCATCGACCGCATTTCGGTTGGCGCGCTGACCAAGGACGTCAAGGCGCTCGACCTGTCAATGCGCTTCATGGATTAG